Below is a window of Tolypothrix bouteillei VB521301 DNA.
TCTCGCTTGTCTTTTATAGCTATACCAATAGTTTTCGTATCAGTTTTGTTTATCTCAAAAATTACTAAAGCCGTCACCCCAATTGCGATCGGGTTAATTAGCTTTTTCTCAGGTATTTTTAGCACGGTACTTCTTGGTGCTGGTAGAGATGCTTATGATATGTTTCATAATGCCAGACCAGATTCTTCACGAGTGCATGAAGCTTTAGCTGAAATAGCTTCAGAGCGTTGGCAAGAAGCTCCTATATGGGGTCATGGAGTTCCGGAGGTACCAGGTCCTAAAGTAGTGGCAACAATGCCCATCGGCTCTCATCATACCTGGTTTGGTCTTTTATTTATAAAGGGGTTAGTTGGTTTTATCGCTTTTTTATTACCAATGGTATTGAGTATTATCAGTTTGGCAATCAAAGCACATAAAAGCGCAACTGCTAGGATAGCATTGTCTTTTCTTTTAACTTTATTTCTCTTTACTTTTAATGATAGCCAACAGCGTTTGGCATATCTATATTGGCCTGGTTTAATCGTTATGGGAATGGCACTTAAAGGAGAAGTACAAGCTCCTAATGTTCCTTGGGATAGAACACCAGAGAAAACATATGTTTAAAAATCAATTTTACAGGAAAAATATATAATTGTCTTCTAAGGACAACAAATATGTTAATCAGCCAGCTTAAGCAAAAATTCTCCAATCAATTTATTAGAAATTTTAGCTCGCTAGGGGGAGCAGAGTTAGCGAATCGCATTTTCCGCTTGGCAACAACAGTTACTCTAGCTCGCCTGTTAAGTCCTTACGATTACGGTCTGGCAGCAGTTGTTCTGACTACGAAAGATTTTGCAGATGTTTTTAGCCTTAAAGCTGGGATTGGAGCTAAACTTATTCAAGCCGAAGAAAGTGATGTTGAAGTTCTATCCAATACAGCGTACTGGCTTAATTGGATTTTATGCGGCTCGCTTTTTATCATTCAGTGTATGGCTGCCTTTCCTATTGCTTGGTTTTACGGAAATACGCAAGTTATATTGCCTATTTGTATAGTTGCTACAGTTTATTTAATGTTGCCAACTTACATGATTCAATGTGCATTGATTCAGAGAGAAAACAGACTCAACATATTAGCACTGTGTACTGTTACGCAATCTTTACTTGGCAATCTTTTAACTATAGGTTTGGCATTACTAGGGCTGGGAATGTGGGCTGTAGTATTACCAGTTGTCCTAACGTCTCCTATTTGGGTCGCAATCAATCGTAGGAACCATCCTTGGCGAGTGACTAAGTCTTTTACTCTTTACCGATGGCGTGAAATTGCTAATTTTGCTAAAAATGTTCTTGGAAGTGAACTATTAAATAAGCTAAGAAGTAATTTAGATTATTTACTGATTGGACGTTTTCTTGGTATTGACGCCCTTGGGCTTTATTATTTCGCCTTTAATGCTGGACTGGGGATCAGCCTCAATGTTATGACTTCATTTATTTGGGCTATGTATCCTCATCTTTGTGCAGTTCGTGAAGACATCAAACAACTTAAAAGACGATTTTTTAGCGGTCTGAAAACAATTGCTCTAGTTGTAATTCCACTCGTTTTTCTACAGTCAAGTTTAGCCCCATTTTATGTACCAATTGTTTTTGGACAAAAGTGGTTGTCGGCAATTCCTATCTTAGTTTTGATATGTCTTTCGGCTCTACCGCGTCCTTTTGCTATTGCTGCTTCTTTACTACTCCAAGCTAGGGATAAAACTCACATCAACTTTTACTGGGATCTGATTTTCACGGTAATATTCGCATTTTCTTTACTGATTGCCGTGAAATGGGGAATCTTTTGGGTAGCTGTAGCAGTACTTATGACTCATGGGTTAGCAATGCCTGTGTTTACTATTTGGGCTATCAAATACGTTTTTGTTAGAAAATCGCCTTCACTAGTTTGAAGAAGTCTTGTCCTTGTTCTATTACATAGAGGTAAATTTTTGTGCCAACTATATCTGTTATCATCCCTGCTTATAACGCCGAACATACTATCTTACAAACGATTGAGTCAGTTCAGCGACAAACTTTTTCAGATTTTGAAATAATTGTTATTGATGATGGTTCAACCGACAGGACTTTAGAAGTACTTAATGCGATCGCAGATTCTCGTCTCAAAATTTTTTCTTATGATAATGGTGGTTTACCAGTCGCTCGCAATCGTGGAATGGCTCGCGCCACTGGAGAATTTCTAGCATTTCTTGATGCTGACGATTTATGGTCACCAGATAAGTTACAACTGCAACTTGCAGCCTTACAACAGCGTCCAGAAGCAGGTGTTGCTTATAGCTGGACTCACTTTATGGACGAACAAGGAAAATCTTTTCATGCAGATGAGCCTATATATTTTGAAGGAAATGTTTATAGCAAGTTGTTAGTCAAAAATTTCCTTGCTAGTGGCTCAAATCCTCTGATTCGCAAGCAAGCAATTGAGTCGGTAGGAGAATTTTATCCTCCTGCAGGAGGTTCTGCGGATTGGGATTATTGGGTGCGATTAGCAGCACTTTGGCATTTTGTTGTTGTTCCCAAGCCCCAAATTTTTTATCGTCAATCTTCAAGCTCGATGTCGTCTAAGATGGAGTTTATGGAAAAATGCAAGCTCATTGTTCTCGAGCGAGCATTTCAAGCAGCACCTCCGGAATTCCAATCGCTCAAAAATCAGAGCTTAGCTAATGCCTATCAATATTCAGCCCACTTATGCTTAACACGTGTTCCCGGAATCGATGGAGTAAAGCAGGCTGGTCAGAAGTTGATGATGGCAATTCATGCTCATCCACAGACTTTACTGGATAAAAAAACTCAAAAATTAATGTTGAAGTTTTTATTGAAACGAATAGTTTCGCCTAAAATTGCTAACAACTTTCTCCAAGGAATAAGCAAAGCTAGTGCTACTGCTATTCGAGGCTCTCATGATGAGAAAGCTTCTATATCTTAGAAAGAGTGCAAATTTTAAGGAATATTAACAATGAAAGTACTGGTTACTGGGGTTGCTGGATTTATTGGCTATCACTTAGCACAACGTCTTCTTCAAGAAGGGCTGGAAGTCTTTGGTATCGATAACTTTAATGATTACTATGATGTTAGGCTAAAAAAAGCTCGGTTAGAACGGCTAGTTCCTCACCCAGGGTTTAAATTTCAGTTTTTGGATTTAAGCGATCGCATTGGCGTTACCCAACTTTTCCAAAACTACTCCTTCGACTACATAGTCCATCTTGCCGCCCAAGCAGGTGTACGCTACTCACTCGAAAACCCCTTGGCTTATGTAGACAGCAACATCACAGGTTTTATTAATCTTCTAGAAGGATGTCGCCACAGTCAAATTCAGCATCTAGTGTTTGCCTCTTCGAGTTCTGTGTATGGTGCAAATACCAAAGTTCCCTTTGCTGTCAGCGATAATGTCGATCGCCCCGTCTCTCTTTACGCCGCTACCAAGAAAGCCAACGAACTGATGGCACATACTTACAGCCATCTTTACCAAATACCCATGACAGGATTGCGTTTTTTCACAGTCTACGGTCCTTGGGGACGACCAGACATGGCATATTTCAAATTCGTGCAAGCGATTGACCGAGGTAAGCCTATTGATGTCTACAATTTTGGCACAATGCAACGAGATTTTACTTATATTGATGATATCATTGAGGGAGTATTTCGGGTAATGCACAGACCACCCCAAACAGCAAGCGTGCAAGGTAGTCAAGCACTTTATAAGCTTTACAACATTGGTAATAATCAACCAGTAGAGTTGATGACTTTTATTAAGGTTATTGAAAAGACTTTGGGTAAAGAAGCCAAGAAAAACTTCTTACCGATGCAACCAGGGGAAGTTTTGACTACCTACGCTGATGTGGACGACTTAATCCATGATGTGGGATTTAAGCCAACGACTTCAATTGAAGAAGGTATTCATCATTTTGTAAAATGGTATCGTGAATATATGGCGTCAAATCAGTTAACTAGCGTTCATTAGACCATCCTTGGTCATTGGTCTTTTATTTTTTCATCCCTTTTCTAGCCCTGTCAAGGTAACTCATAAAATTTTGATACGGGTAGCCGATGCCTCAACTTCTTTCTCTGCGATCGCAGCGCCTAAAAGGTTCAAAAGTAATTTGTTAACCACAGAGATGTATAGCACACAGAGGTTTGAGAAGAGAGTTATAAGCGGATATCCAGACGGATAGTTCTCTCACCTGTATGGAATGCTATCAGCGGAAGATTGAGATTGTAGCCAGCAGATAGTATTTCCATTGCTATATCAAAGATTAGTTTATTAACAGTACAACTTAAGAGCGTGACTGAAATAAAGTCGGTCTTAAAGATGAAAAAAATTTCTGTAATTATTCCAGTATACGCAGCAGAAAAATATATAGCTGCTACACTGCAGTCAGTGTTGGAACAAACTTATAAAAATTTTGAAGTTATCATTGTTGATGATGGTTCCCCAGACCGCAGTATAGAAATTTGCCGACAGTTTACAGACTCTAGAATTAAAATTATTCACCAGGAAAATCGCGGTTTAGCTGGAGCTAGAAATACTGGTATTCGTCATGCGAAAGGAGAATATCTGGCTTTGATAGATGCTGACGATTTGTGGTTACCAGAAAAGCTAGAAAAACATATCGAGCATCTTGATAAATCGCCAGATGTGGGAGTAAGCTTTAGCCTCTCGGCTTTTATCAATGAAGTTGGGCAACCTTTAGGAACTTACCATTTGCCCAAACTGAGTGGAATTACTCCACCTTATTTACTTTGCCACGATCCGGTTGGAAATGGCTCTGCTGGAGTCTATCGACGAGAAGTGTTTGAAAGTATTAAGTTTCAGGATAACATTCATGGTTTTGTAGAAGACTTCTACTTTGAAGAACGCTTTCGTATGTCACAGGACATGGAACTTCTGCTACGTATAGCGCTTCAGACTCCTTGGCAAATTGAGGGGATTCCTGAAGCTCTAACGCTTTACCGAGTCATTGATGGAACACTTTCATGCAACTGGTTTAAGAAAATAGAAGCTTGGGAAAAGGTGATTGAGCGAGTAAGCTCCTACGCGCCCGAATTGATGGCACAGCGAGCAAATCAATCTAGAGCTTATCAAATGCGGCATTTAGCTCGTAGAGCAGTACGACTGCAAGCAGAAGGAGTTGTAGCTGTGAAATTAATTAATCGGGCGCTAGCGACTCACTGGCGCATCTTGGTTGAAGAACCACGTCCTACATTTATGACTTTCGTAGCAGCTTATTTGCTTTGGCTCCTACCCCCATCTGCTTACACCAATATAGAGAAGGTTGTAGCAAAAATTACAGGAACGCTCCAAAGACGATACATTCTTGAAAGTCCTTCCCGATCTACAACCTAATGTAAAGACTCATGAGTGTTGGTCTCTACATACCTGAAATTCTTACCCATATCGTTCTACTACAGAATAAGGTGATTGTTCAAATGAAAACTGTCTCTGTTATCATACCAGTATATAAAGCTGAAAAATATATTGCTGCTACAGTACAATCTGCTCTTGACCAAACTTATAAAAATATTGAAATTCTCATTATTGACGATGGTTCTCCTGATAGAAGTATAGAAATTTGTCAGCAATTCGCAGATCCCAGAATTAGGATTATTCGTCAAACAAATCGTGGCTTACCAGGTGCAAGAAATACTGGTATTCGCCATGCCAAAGGAGATTATTTGACACTTCTAGATGCTGACGACCTTTGGCTACCAGAAAAATTAGAAAAACATGTTCAACATTTAAATAATTCACCTAACGTAGGGGTCAGCTTTAGCCGTTCTGCATTTATCGATGACAATGGCAAGCCCTTGGGTATTTATCAAATGCCTCAAATTGAGGGCATTACTTCAGCAATTATCCTTTGCCGAAATCCCATTAGCAATGGTTCTGCTGCTGTCATTCGCAGAGAAGTTTTTGAGGCGATAAAATTCCAAGACGATCTTTACGGTACTGTTGAGGATTTTTACTTTGATGAGCGATCGCGCCATACAAATGGCGACTCAACAGATGTTGAATGTTGGTTTCGGATGTCTGTTAAAAGTAATTTACAAATAGAGGGTATTCCTGAAGCCCTGACCTTATATAGGGTAAATTCAGGAGGACTTTCAGCAAACTTACTTAAGCAATTAGACTCTTGGGAATTGATGCTGAATAGAGCCCGTTTATACGCTCCAGAAATAGTTAACCAATGGGCAACATTAGCAAGAGCTTATCAGTTGAGGTATTTAGCCCGCCGGGCAGTTACGCTGCAAGACAGTGCAATGGCAGTAAAACTAGTCAATCAGGCTCTGAAAACCAACTGGCGTATTTTTTTCAACGAACCCCGTCGAACGCTTTTGACTGTAGGTGCTGCATATTTCTTGTTACTGTTGCCTCAGTCTCTGTACAGCCAAATTGAATCTCTTGCTTTAAAAACAACAGGCGCAACCCAGAAACGCCGCATTATGCAAGAGCAGTCTAGTTAGTTCTGGAGTTTCTCTTCCCAGTTTTAAGCTAGGGTTTTTTAAGGTCCTTCAAGGTTTTTATGAGAATATTAGTAACTGGCGGTGCTGGATTTATTGGTTCCCATCTTATCGACCGATTGATGGTAGAGGGACACGAAGTGATTTGCTTGGATAACTTCTACACTGGTCATAAGGAGAATATCCTGAAGTGGATGGAGCATCCATACTTTGAACTTATCCGTCATGATATCACTGAACCAATTCGGTTAGAAGTCGATCAAATTTATCACCTAGCGTGTCCTGCTTCTCCGGTACACTACCAGTACAACCCAGTCAAGACTGTTAAAACCAACGTGATGGGGACATTAAACATGCTAGGGCTGGCCAAGCGTGTGAAAGCCCGATTTCTCTTAGCATCAACATCAGAAGTGTACGGCGATCCAGAAGTTCATCCCCAATCAGAAGAGTACTGGGGTAACGTCAATTCAATTGGAATTCGCTCTTGCTACGACGAAGGCAAACGGATTGCTGAAACTCTCGCTTTTGACTATCACCGACAAAATGATGTCGCAATTCGGGTTGCCCGGATCTTCAATACCTATGGTCCGAGAATGCTGGAAAACGATGGTCGAGTGGTTAGCAATTTTGTTACTCAAGCATTGCGGGACATACCTTTAACCGTGTATGGTGATGGTTCGCAAACCCGCAGTTTTTGCTATGTTTCAGACTTAGTAGAAGGGCTAATACGGCTGATGAATGGCGATCGCATTGGTCCTATTAATTTAGGAAATCCAGAAGAATACACCATTTTAGAATTGGCTACTGCTGTTCAAGAGTTAGTAAATCCCAAAGCACAGATTAACTTTAAACCACTGCCTCAAGACGATCCGCGCCGCCGCCGCCCAGATATTACACGAGCCAGGACTTACCTCAACTGGGAACCTCATGTTCCTTTGAAAGAAGGGTTAAAACTAACAGTAGAAAATTTCCGGGATCGCATAACTGAGAAGAAAATGTCTGCGGTCAGTTAGTAAGTGAAATAAAAATTTAGAGGAACAAAGAATATGCGCGTTTGTGTTATTGGTACTGGATACGTAGGTTTGGTA
It encodes the following:
- a CDS encoding lipopolysaccharide biosynthesis protein, producing MLISQLKQKFSNQFIRNFSSLGGAELANRIFRLATTVTLARLLSPYDYGLAAVVLTTKDFADVFSLKAGIGAKLIQAEESDVEVLSNTAYWLNWILCGSLFIIQCMAAFPIAWFYGNTQVILPICIVATVYLMLPTYMIQCALIQRENRLNILALCTVTQSLLGNLLTIGLALLGLGMWAVVLPVVLTSPIWVAINRRNHPWRVTKSFTLYRWREIANFAKNVLGSELLNKLRSNLDYLLIGRFLGIDALGLYYFAFNAGLGISLNVMTSFIWAMYPHLCAVREDIKQLKRRFFSGLKTIALVVIPLVFLQSSLAPFYVPIVFGQKWLSAIPILVLICLSALPRPFAIAASLLLQARDKTHINFYWDLIFTVIFAFSLLIAVKWGIFWVAVAVLMTHGLAMPVFTIWAIKYVFVRKSPSLV
- a CDS encoding glycosyltransferase family 2 protein, with translation MPTISVIIPAYNAEHTILQTIESVQRQTFSDFEIIVIDDGSTDRTLEVLNAIADSRLKIFSYDNGGLPVARNRGMARATGEFLAFLDADDLWSPDKLQLQLAALQQRPEAGVAYSWTHFMDEQGKSFHADEPIYFEGNVYSKLLVKNFLASGSNPLIRKQAIESVGEFYPPAGGSADWDYWVRLAALWHFVVVPKPQIFYRQSSSSMSSKMEFMEKCKLIVLERAFQAAPPEFQSLKNQSLANAYQYSAHLCLTRVPGIDGVKQAGQKLMMAIHAHPQTLLDKKTQKLMLKFLLKRIVSPKIANNFLQGISKASATAIRGSHDEKASIS
- a CDS encoding NAD-dependent epimerase codes for the protein MKVLVTGVAGFIGYHLAQRLLQEGLEVFGIDNFNDYYDVRLKKARLERLVPHPGFKFQFLDLSDRIGVTQLFQNYSFDYIVHLAAQAGVRYSLENPLAYVDSNITGFINLLEGCRHSQIQHLVFASSSSVYGANTKVPFAVSDNVDRPVSLYAATKKANELMAHTYSHLYQIPMTGLRFFTVYGPWGRPDMAYFKFVQAIDRGKPIDVYNFGTMQRDFTYIDDIIEGVFRVMHRPPQTASVQGSQALYKLYNIGNNQPVELMTFIKVIEKTLGKEAKKNFLPMQPGEVLTTYADVDDLIHDVGFKPTTSIEEGIHHFVKWYREYMASNQLTSVH
- a CDS encoding glycosyltransferase family 2 protein, whose product is MKKISVIIPVYAAEKYIAATLQSVLEQTYKNFEVIIVDDGSPDRSIEICRQFTDSRIKIIHQENRGLAGARNTGIRHAKGEYLALIDADDLWLPEKLEKHIEHLDKSPDVGVSFSLSAFINEVGQPLGTYHLPKLSGITPPYLLCHDPVGNGSAGVYRREVFESIKFQDNIHGFVEDFYFEERFRMSQDMELLLRIALQTPWQIEGIPEALTLYRVIDGTLSCNWFKKIEAWEKVIERVSSYAPELMAQRANQSRAYQMRHLARRAVRLQAEGVVAVKLINRALATHWRILVEEPRPTFMTFVAAYLLWLLPPSAYTNIEKVVAKITGTLQRRYILESPSRSTT
- a CDS encoding glycosyltransferase family 2 protein translates to MKTVSVIIPVYKAEKYIAATVQSALDQTYKNIEILIIDDGSPDRSIEICQQFADPRIRIIRQTNRGLPGARNTGIRHAKGDYLTLLDADDLWLPEKLEKHVQHLNNSPNVGVSFSRSAFIDDNGKPLGIYQMPQIEGITSAIILCRNPISNGSAAVIRREVFEAIKFQDDLYGTVEDFYFDERSRHTNGDSTDVECWFRMSVKSNLQIEGIPEALTLYRVNSGGLSANLLKQLDSWELMLNRARLYAPEIVNQWATLARAYQLRYLARRAVTLQDSAMAVKLVNQALKTNWRIFFNEPRRTLLTVGAAYFLLLLPQSLYSQIESLALKTTGATQKRRIMQEQSS
- a CDS encoding UDP-glucuronic acid decarboxylase family protein, yielding MRILVTGGAGFIGSHLIDRLMVEGHEVICLDNFYTGHKENILKWMEHPYFELIRHDITEPIRLEVDQIYHLACPASPVHYQYNPVKTVKTNVMGTLNMLGLAKRVKARFLLASTSEVYGDPEVHPQSEEYWGNVNSIGIRSCYDEGKRIAETLAFDYHRQNDVAIRVARIFNTYGPRMLENDGRVVSNFVTQALRDIPLTVYGDGSQTRSFCYVSDLVEGLIRLMNGDRIGPINLGNPEEYTILELATAVQELVNPKAQINFKPLPQDDPRRRRPDITRARTYLNWEPHVPLKEGLKLTVENFRDRITEKKMSAVS